Proteins encoded together in one Prochlorococcus marinus str. MIT 9211 window:
- the lgt gene encoding prolipoprotein diacylglyceryl transferase translates to MEAYFATFRSPGPELLKVGFFTLRWYGLLIAFAVLIGLNLSNKLASIKGLSKNLINDLLPILVISSIIGARAYYVIFEWRNYSGSNFWSSIQAFGLTISIPTFIKVWQGGIAIHGALLAGTIAILIFCRLKQEDFWDVLDVLIPSVALGQAIGRWGNFFNNEAFGLPTDLPWKLFIPYPYRPEFFLDNNYFHPTFLYESIWNILLFLCLISLIRLSIKGKLKLPSGSLSCVYAIIYSLGRVWIEGLRTDPLCLGGVPPFCIGGIRIAQLISTILFGLGLLGLFWIYQRKKKLPSLGIIGRKHQ, encoded by the coding sequence ATGGAAGCCTATTTTGCGACCTTTAGGTCCCCAGGTCCAGAACTATTAAAGGTTGGTTTCTTTACTCTAAGGTGGTATGGCTTATTAATTGCTTTTGCCGTTTTAATAGGTCTAAATCTATCAAATAAGCTTGCTTCAATAAAAGGGTTATCAAAAAATCTAATAAACGATTTACTTCCAATACTTGTTATTTCTTCAATTATTGGAGCAAGAGCATATTATGTAATTTTTGAATGGAGAAACTATAGTGGGTCTAATTTCTGGAGCTCTATACAAGCTTTTGGATTAACCATATCAATACCTACCTTTATTAAAGTTTGGCAAGGTGGTATTGCTATTCATGGTGCTTTACTTGCAGGAACAATTGCTATCTTAATTTTCTGCAGATTAAAGCAAGAAGATTTCTGGGATGTTCTTGATGTACTTATTCCATCAGTTGCATTAGGTCAAGCTATTGGTCGATGGGGTAATTTTTTTAACAACGAAGCCTTTGGATTACCAACTGATCTTCCATGGAAATTATTTATTCCTTACCCTTATAGACCTGAATTCTTTTTAGACAACAATTATTTTCACCCTACATTTCTATACGAGTCTATTTGGAATATTCTGCTTTTTCTTTGTTTGATTTCTTTAATCAGGCTCAGCATCAAAGGGAAACTTAAACTGCCTTCTGGGTCATTGAGTTGTGTATATGCCATTATCTACAGCCTAGGGAGAGTTTGGATAGAAGGGCTTCGGACAGATCCACTTTGTCTTGGAGGTGTTCCACCTTTTTGCATAGGAGGAATTCGTATAGCTCAATTAATTAGCACAATACTTTTTGGCCTTGGGTTACTAGGTCTTTTTTGGATATATCAAAGGAAAAAGAAGCTTCCTAGTTTAGGCATTATAGGGAGAAAGCATCAATGA
- the petA gene encoding cytochrome f: MRRIFTLFLSSLLIGFSLILMPSSSWAYPFWAQENYENPREATGKLVCANCHLAQMPTQVELPQSVAADSVFTASVKIPYKKGTQEIGVDGSKVPLQVGALVMLPDGFKLAPQDRWNDQIKKETSGVYYTQYSEDKENIIVVGPLPGDQNKEIVFPILSPNPATNKDIHFGKYSIHVGGNRGRGQVYPTGEKSNNSIFTSSKAGTISSIDLNDDGSSNITIQTKEGELVSESIPVGPTVIVKEGDEIEQGEVLTNDPNAGGFGQLDAEVVLQSPGRVLGLIVFFCGVALTQILLVLKKKQVEKVQAAEGI, translated from the coding sequence ATGCGTCGAATTTTCACACTCTTTCTAAGCTCTCTTCTTATAGGCTTTTCTTTAATTCTTATGCCATCTTCAAGTTGGGCATATCCCTTCTGGGCACAAGAGAATTATGAAAACCCTCGAGAAGCTACAGGGAAGTTGGTCTGTGCAAACTGCCACCTAGCTCAGATGCCCACTCAAGTTGAACTTCCTCAATCGGTAGCTGCAGACAGTGTTTTCACAGCCTCAGTAAAAATCCCGTACAAAAAAGGGACTCAAGAGATTGGAGTAGATGGCAGCAAAGTACCTCTTCAAGTTGGTGCATTGGTTATGCTTCCAGATGGTTTCAAACTTGCGCCCCAAGATCGCTGGAATGATCAAATAAAGAAAGAAACTAGTGGTGTTTACTACACTCAATACAGCGAAGACAAAGAAAATATTATCGTTGTAGGTCCCTTACCGGGTGATCAAAACAAAGAAATCGTATTCCCTATACTTTCACCCAATCCTGCTACCAATAAAGATATTCACTTTGGCAAATATTCGATTCATGTCGGAGGCAATAGAGGTAGGGGACAGGTTTATCCAACGGGAGAAAAAAGTAACAACTCAATTTTCACATCTTCAAAAGCGGGAACAATCTCATCTATAGATCTTAACGATGATGGGTCTTCAAATATAACAATTCAAACCAAAGAAGGAGAATTGGTTAGTGAGTCAATTCCTGTAGGCCCTACAGTAATTGTGAAGGAAGGCGATGAAATAGAGCAAGGTGAAGTTCTTACAAATGATCCTAATGCAGGTGGTTTTGGACAACTAGATGCAGAGGTTGTTCTTCAAAGTCCAGGAAGGGTTTTAGGTTTAATAGTTTTCTTCTGCGGTGTTGCTTTAACTCAGATATTACTTGTTCTCAAGAAGAAGCAAGTTGAGAAAGTTCAGGCTGCAGAGGGCATTTAA
- the petC gene encoding cytochrome b6-f complex iron-sulfur subunit, producing the protein MTQMTPSDVPSMGRRQFMNLLTFGTATGVALGALYPVANYFMPLRAGGGGGGTSAKDELGNPITASGWLSNHPAGDRSLVQGLKGDPTYLIVEGSEAIGNFGINAICTHLGCVVPWNSGANKYICPCHGSQYDANGKVVRGPAPLSLALAHIDVEDDKVFVSQWAETDFRTGEKPWWT; encoded by the coding sequence ATGACACAAATGACTCCTAGCGATGTGCCCTCAATGGGTCGCAGGCAGTTCATGAATCTACTTACATTTGGGACTGCAACTGGCGTCGCATTAGGCGCACTTTATCCAGTAGCCAATTACTTCATGCCTTTACGAGCTGGTGGAGGTGGAGGTGGAACTTCTGCAAAAGACGAACTTGGCAACCCAATAACTGCAAGTGGCTGGCTTTCTAATCATCCTGCAGGAGATAGAAGTCTTGTCCAAGGTCTCAAAGGTGATCCAACATATTTAATTGTTGAAGGATCAGAAGCAATTGGGAACTTTGGAATAAATGCAATCTGCACTCATTTAGGGTGTGTTGTCCCTTGGAACAGTGGAGCGAATAAATATATTTGTCCATGTCATGGTAGTCAATACGATGCTAATGGAAAGGTTGTAAGAGGTCCTGCACCACTATCATTAGCTTTAGCCCATATCGATGTAGAAGATGACAAAGTTTTTGTTAGTCAATGGGCAGAAACTGACTTCCGAACCGGGGAAAAACCCTGGTGGACATAA
- a CDS encoding DUF3067 family protein, translating into MSFGPPENSLKSLSVREVLTLIRGHWGVSYDLRLVIRGNGIYLHIMWAYLEQKSFGLTEEEYLQSLAYVIDVVNRLGQASVVRNWLLNCSSKPRLGKAISLKLKGEKEVLKEFVL; encoded by the coding sequence ATGAGCTTTGGGCCCCCAGAAAATTCCTTGAAATCTTTGAGTGTCAGAGAGGTGCTGACACTTATAAGAGGTCATTGGGGAGTCAGTTACGACCTCAGGCTTGTCATAAGAGGTAATGGTATTTATTTGCATATCATGTGGGCATATCTTGAACAAAAGTCTTTCGGCCTTACAGAGGAAGAATACTTGCAATCACTTGCTTATGTTATTGATGTGGTTAATCGATTAGGTCAGGCTTCAGTGGTTAGAAACTGGTTATTGAATTGTTCTTCAAAGCCTAGGCTTGGTAAAGCTATTAGTTTGAAGCTGAAGGGGGAAAAGGAGGTTTTGAAGGAATTCGTTCTCTGA
- the tatC gene encoding twin-arginine translocase subunit TatC, with the protein MATPLKSKAIESEVDNDLKMPFVDHLEELRQRILKSIISIVASAVLSLIFVKPLVRLLEAPAGSIRFLQLAPGEFLFVSVKVAGYSGLTIALPYLIFQLLGFILPGLTKPEKKLIAPAVAGSAILFIAGIFFAWWALIPAALKFLVSYGADVVEPLWSIERYLDFVLLLMVGTGLAFQLPILQLLLGIFGLINWKQMIGAWRWVLMGSAVAGAVLTPSTDPITMLLLAGSITALFFVGVLLVLLSTQFRERIPSKPPFPPSASN; encoded by the coding sequence ATGGCAACTCCATTGAAAAGCAAAGCCATAGAAAGTGAAGTTGATAATGACTTAAAAATGCCTTTTGTTGATCATCTAGAAGAATTACGGCAAAGAATTCTTAAAAGTATAATTTCGATAGTTGCTTCTGCAGTATTAAGCCTGATATTTGTAAAGCCCCTAGTTCGTTTACTAGAAGCTCCTGCAGGCTCTATTCGATTTTTACAACTTGCACCAGGAGAATTTCTTTTTGTATCCGTAAAAGTTGCTGGATACTCAGGTCTTACTATTGCTCTCCCTTATTTAATTTTCCAACTTCTTGGATTTATTTTACCTGGACTAACAAAACCAGAAAAGAAATTAATTGCTCCTGCTGTTGCTGGGTCAGCAATTTTATTCATAGCAGGAATATTTTTTGCTTGGTGGGCTTTAATTCCTGCAGCATTAAAGTTCTTAGTTAGCTATGGAGCAGACGTAGTTGAACCACTTTGGTCAATTGAACGTTATTTGGATTTTGTTCTATTACTAATGGTTGGGACAGGGCTAGCATTTCAACTACCAATACTTCAACTGCTCTTAGGAATATTTGGTCTTATCAACTGGAAGCAAATGATTGGCGCATGGAGGTGGGTATTAATGGGATCCGCAGTTGCCGGTGCAGTCTTAACTCCCTCAACTGATCCAATAACAATGTTATTACTTGCAGGCTCTATAACAGCGTTGTTTTTTGTAGGTGTTCTTCTTGTACTCCTGAGTACGCAATTCAGAGAACGAATTCCTTCAAAACCTCCTTTTCCCCCTTCAGCTTCAAACTAA
- a CDS encoding Rqc2 family fibronectin-binding protein has translation MDNSLLQIMDLTSLKAVMVDMRTKIIPSRFEKAQQVEANTLQLSFRTVTSVVWVELSWDASSARLVEINSPPRSFGESTLAKQINHGLRQMALIELKQEGFERIIEFGFALRPNQKLQRFLILELMGRHSNFFMLNKERKTITLGRQIRNHQSRLRPISTGDPYIQPPQPRGVKPDKNESFLHWKERLCLVPIKLKDAFLQNFQGVSPSLLLQLASEEKELAKEIINLSVKEISEETWHLLYKRWLIWLDHIEKETYSIFFEGPTAYKVWNYNNDASSELKEVSLALGYYYRTKLELKRFKELSSGLNKKLLKIKESEETQMKKQKYLLENIPKNDLIKRQADKILCSQKPSKDQVKEAQDLYQKAKKMRRSESVLIERINHHTKKLNLINESELFLNEITSSQCENNSEKIKAISELKDELEKHLFRSQIKASSTNSIVQPSLILELISPSGLSIQIGRNHRQNELISLKESRKGDIWFHAQECPGSHVVMKASNGIYEENDLQMGADLAAFFSRAKLNKKVPIIMAQTNQLKKLKGAIPGTVKHKGGKILWGNPLNGEDHFKRATANAQNALSSAPS, from the coding sequence ATGGACAATTCACTGCTACAAATAATGGACCTGACCAGTCTCAAGGCTGTAATGGTTGATATGCGTACAAAAATAATTCCAAGTCGTTTCGAGAAAGCTCAACAAGTAGAAGCAAATACATTGCAATTATCTTTCCGCACAGTAACAAGCGTTGTCTGGGTTGAACTCAGCTGGGATGCATCCTCGGCAAGGTTAGTAGAAATAAACTCTCCTCCCAGATCCTTTGGAGAAAGCACACTAGCAAAGCAAATTAATCATGGACTTCGACAAATGGCATTGATCGAACTAAAGCAAGAAGGGTTTGAACGAATAATAGAATTTGGCTTTGCATTAAGACCAAATCAAAAATTACAAAGATTTTTAATCCTCGAATTAATGGGAAGGCACAGTAATTTCTTTATGCTTAATAAAGAACGCAAGACAATAACTCTTGGTAGGCAAATCCGTAATCACCAATCTCGATTAAGACCCATTAGCACGGGTGATCCATATATCCAGCCACCCCAGCCAAGAGGAGTAAAACCAGATAAAAATGAATCATTTCTCCACTGGAAGGAAAGACTTTGCCTAGTACCTATCAAACTAAAGGATGCTTTTTTGCAAAATTTTCAAGGGGTTAGCCCTTCTTTACTACTTCAATTGGCTAGTGAAGAAAAAGAATTAGCCAAAGAGATTATAAATCTTTCAGTTAAGGAAATTTCCGAGGAAACATGGCACCTTCTCTACAAAAGATGGCTGATTTGGTTAGATCATATAGAAAAAGAAACTTACTCTATATTCTTTGAAGGGCCAACGGCTTATAAAGTATGGAACTACAATAATGATGCCTCATCAGAATTAAAAGAAGTCAGTCTTGCTCTTGGCTATTACTATCGTACGAAATTAGAATTAAAAAGATTTAAGGAGTTGTCCAGTGGGCTTAATAAGAAGCTTCTAAAAATAAAGGAATCTGAAGAGACTCAGATGAAAAAACAAAAATATCTACTTGAAAATATTCCTAAAAATGATCTTATAAAAAGACAAGCAGATAAAATCCTTTGTTCTCAAAAACCAAGCAAAGATCAAGTCAAGGAAGCCCAGGACCTTTATCAGAAGGCGAAGAAAATGAGGCGTTCTGAGTCTGTCCTAATCGAGAGAATCAATCACCACACAAAAAAACTTAATCTTATTAATGAAAGCGAACTTTTTCTTAACGAAATCACTTCAAGCCAATGTGAAAATAATTCAGAAAAAATAAAAGCAATAAGCGAATTAAAAGATGAGCTTGAAAAGCACTTATTCAGATCTCAAATTAAAGCTTCTTCTACAAATTCAATAGTTCAACCATCTCTAATACTTGAATTAATTAGCCCTAGTGGCTTGTCAATACAAATTGGAAGAAATCACCGGCAGAATGAGCTTATTAGCCTCAAAGAATCTCGAAAGGGGGATATATGGTTTCATGCACAAGAATGTCCAGGCAGCCATGTAGTCATGAAAGCATCAAATGGAATCTATGAAGAAAATGATTTGCAAATGGGTGCTGATCTCGCTGCTTTTTTTAGTCGAGCAAAGCTAAATAAAAAAGTTCCTATAATTATGGCTCAAACAAACCAGCTTAAAAAACTAAAAGGCGCAATCCCTGGAACGGTAAAGCATAAAGGCGGAAAAATTCTTTGGGGGAATCCATTAAACGGCGAAGATCATTTCAAAAGAGCTACAGCAAACGCCCAAAATGCTCTATCATCAGCACCCAGTTAG
- the gmk gene encoding guanylate kinase, which yields MTSMSSLIVITGPSGVGKGTLVEKLLERNSSLWLSISATTRSPREGEVEGKNYFFLEPKRFSEVKEQGGFLEWAEFAGNFYGTPKKQIDEKISQGKKVLLEIELEGARQVRKNCDKSFQIFIAPPSFEELEQRIRGRGTDSENAIKRRLARAKEEINAIKEFDAVVINDHIELALLEIERLVKAS from the coding sequence ATGACTTCAATGAGCTCTCTTATTGTAATTACAGGTCCAAGTGGAGTTGGTAAAGGAACTTTAGTAGAAAAGTTACTTGAAAGAAATAGTTCACTTTGGCTTTCTATATCTGCAACTACTCGCTCCCCAAGGGAAGGGGAAGTTGAGGGTAAAAACTATTTCTTTTTAGAACCTAAAAGGTTTAGCGAGGTGAAAGAACAAGGTGGCTTTCTTGAATGGGCAGAATTTGCAGGAAATTTCTATGGAACGCCTAAAAAACAAATTGATGAAAAGATTTCCCAAGGTAAAAAAGTCTTGCTTGAAATCGAACTCGAAGGAGCTCGCCAAGTTAGAAAAAATTGTGATAAATCATTCCAAATATTCATAGCTCCTCCTAGCTTTGAGGAACTTGAGCAAAGAATTAGAGGTAGGGGAACTGATTCTGAGAACGCTATTAAACGGCGCTTGGCTAGGGCAAAAGAAGAAATAAATGCAATAAAGGAATTTGATGCCGTGGTTATAAATGACCACATTGAATTGGCTCTATTAGAAATAGAAAGACTTGTTAAAGCTTCTTAA
- the psaJ gene encoding photosystem I reaction center subunit IX translates to MFKLFSTKWFRSAPVVATIWIVLTAGILVEWNRFVPDLLFHPGL, encoded by the coding sequence ATGTTCAAACTATTCTCAACAAAATGGTTCAGATCTGCCCCAGTAGTAGCAACCATTTGGATTGTTCTTACTGCAGGTATACTTGTTGAATGGAATCGTTTCGTTCCAGACCTTCTGTTCCATCCAGGGTTATAA
- a CDS encoding photosystem I PsaF protein (subunit III), with protein MRRLFSILLSAFLLLGLAPVVNAAGEAVNADRGSTEFTANGLTLCADNARFQERASSASTAKDIARFERYSKASCGDDGLPHLIIAATIEPFGALANRHHEGDVLIPAHIFIYIAGIIGWSGREYLRASKLTKNPAENEIIIDFALARECLRKGAAWPLEANKQGRSGELREKDENITLNGPR; from the coding sequence ATGCGTCGTCTCTTCTCAATTCTGCTATCCGCTTTCCTTCTTCTAGGTTTAGCACCTGTAGTAAATGCAGCTGGTGAAGCTGTTAACGCTGACAGGGGTAGCACTGAATTTACTGCCAATGGTCTTACCCTATGCGCAGACAATGCTCGTTTCCAAGAACGAGCAAGTAGTGCATCAACCGCCAAAGATATAGCTAGGTTTGAACGCTATAGCAAAGCATCATGCGGAGATGATGGACTTCCTCACTTGATTATTGCTGCAACCATTGAACCTTTTGGCGCTTTGGCCAACCGTCACCATGAAGGTGACGTACTAATTCCAGCCCACATCTTTATCTATATAGCTGGGATCATTGGCTGGTCAGGTAGGGAGTACCTAAGAGCTTCAAAACTTACAAAAAACCCAGCAGAAAACGAAATAATCATTGACTTTGCTTTGGCAAGGGAGTGCCTCCGTAAGGGTGCAGCATGGCCATTAGAAGCCAATAAGCAGGGCAGAAGTGGTGAGCTAAGAGAAAAAGACGAAAACATCACACTAAATGGCCCTCGTTAA
- the tsaD gene encoding tRNA (adenosine(37)-N6)-threonylcarbamoyltransferase complex transferase subunit TsaD, producing the protein MQTVLALETSCDETAVALVQFEGGKFRVIANCIASQADEHSKWGGVVPEIASRRHLELMPFLIKEALIEAKTGFESIDLIGATVAPGLTGALLIGSLTARSLAALHGIPFFGVHHLEGHLASVLLSDEVPTPPFLVLLVSGGHTELIRVNKNFDYQRLGRSHDDAAGEAFDKVARLLGLSYPGGPSIEKIAKGGDPRRFSFPKGRVSNPGGGYYPYDFSFSGLKTAVLRQVEKLKKSDIDLPLSDLAASFEQVVAEVLVERSLKCAEEQGIDSLVMVGGVAANHRLRELMMTSSKDISLKVYLASKSFCTDNAAMIGTAALLRLISGGSPSSMELGVCARLGLEEASRLYDDQPPF; encoded by the coding sequence ATGCAAACTGTACTTGCCCTCGAAACAAGTTGTGACGAGACTGCCGTTGCATTAGTCCAATTCGAAGGTGGAAAATTCCGTGTAATTGCTAATTGCATTGCCTCTCAGGCTGATGAGCATTCAAAATGGGGGGGAGTAGTTCCCGAAATAGCCTCTAGACGACATCTGGAATTAATGCCTTTTTTAATTAAAGAAGCATTGATTGAGGCGAAAACAGGCTTTGAAAGTATTGATTTAATAGGAGCGACTGTGGCTCCAGGGCTTACAGGGGCTTTGTTGATTGGATCCTTAACGGCAAGAAGTCTTGCTGCTCTTCACGGGATTCCTTTCTTTGGTGTGCATCATTTGGAAGGACACCTTGCTTCTGTTTTGCTTTCTGATGAAGTCCCAACCCCTCCTTTTTTGGTTCTATTGGTTAGTGGTGGTCATACAGAACTTATAAGAGTAAACAAAAATTTTGATTATCAACGTCTTGGGCGAAGTCATGATGATGCAGCGGGGGAGGCTTTTGACAAGGTGGCAAGATTATTGGGCCTGAGTTATCCAGGTGGACCTTCAATTGAAAAAATTGCTAAAGGAGGTGACCCTAGAAGATTTTCTTTCCCTAAGGGAAGGGTCTCCAACCCAGGAGGAGGCTATTACCCATATGATTTCTCTTTTAGTGGTCTTAAAACAGCTGTATTGCGTCAGGTCGAGAAGCTTAAAAAATCGGATATCGATCTTCCCTTGAGTGATCTTGCTGCAAGTTTTGAGCAGGTAGTGGCAGAAGTGCTTGTTGAAAGAAGTCTGAAGTGTGCCGAAGAGCAAGGTATCGACTCTTTAGTAATGGTGGGAGGTGTGGCTGCAAATCATCGATTGAGAGAGCTAATGATGACCAGTTCGAAGGATATTTCTCTGAAAGTTTATTTGGCATCAAAATCTTTTTGCACAGACAATGCAGCAATGATTGGTACTGCAGCATTGCTTCGCTTGATTTCTGGCGGTAGTCCTAGTTCTATGGAATTGGGTGTTTGTGCTCGTTTAGGCCTTGAAGAGGCTTCTCGTTTGTATGACGACCAGCCTCCTTTTTGA
- a CDS encoding high light inducible protein, with amino-acid sequence MNSRKKPSIANSAEPVSKQELNSWKRGFTPQAEIWNGRMATIGLILGVGTLVLVNFFF; translated from the coding sequence ATGAATTCTCGAAAAAAGCCAAGTATTGCAAACTCTGCTGAGCCTGTCAGTAAGCAAGAGTTGAATTCATGGAAACGAGGGTTTACTCCTCAAGCTGAGATTTGGAATGGAAGGATGGCAACTATTGGACTTATTTTGGGAGTAGGTACTTTAGTTCTAGTAAATTTCTTTTTCTAG
- a CDS encoding DUF1643 domain-containing protein: MKNLNLSLEDSREAFSVCGSYRWWLTRKIGCEQRKLLFIGLNPSNANSVRDDPTLKRLIGFCRSWKYGSLIVVNLFARIGKSPSILKFCADPVGFENNSELKYRASLWANNSDWDLWLGWGANGVFKQRNLKVLELLAEYSHIRFDNFPNSLGPLAIGVTKGGHPMHPLYSSKRKLLKAFEI, translated from the coding sequence TTGAAAAATTTAAATTTAAGTTTAGAAGACAGCAGAGAAGCCTTTAGTGTTTGTGGCTCATATAGATGGTGGCTCACAAGAAAGATTGGTTGTGAGCAAAGAAAATTGCTTTTTATTGGTTTAAATCCTTCCAATGCAAATTCTGTAAGAGATGATCCAACTCTTAAAAGGCTTATAGGTTTTTGTAGATCGTGGAAATATGGAAGTCTTATTGTTGTGAATTTATTTGCAAGAATCGGAAAGTCTCCATCAATACTCAAGTTTTGTGCTGATCCAGTTGGATTTGAAAATAATTCTGAGCTTAAATATAGAGCTTCGTTATGGGCAAATAATTCAGACTGGGATTTATGGCTTGGGTGGGGTGCTAATGGCGTTTTTAAACAAAGAAATCTAAAAGTGCTTGAATTATTGGCAGAATATTCACATATTCGTTTTGATAACTTCCCAAATTCTTTAGGGCCATTAGCAATAGGAGTAACTAAGGGAGGTCACCCAATGCATCCTCTTTATTCGTCTAAACGCAAACTTTTAAAAGCATTTGAGATTTGA
- a CDS encoding cation:proton antiporter, with amino-acid sequence MTPERLGLLWGITVFAGAGARVLSVISGLPGVVLLLLSGLLIGRSGLGLVEPLDLGQGLETIVGLLVSLVLFDGGLNLRLPGGTIKATVLRISLIRIFISFAAVLVTAHLLAGLSWSVSSVYSAIVLATGPTVVTPLVQQIRLASPLGDVLEAEGLVLEPIGAVLALLLLELLVGDLHGLREVAFGLLARLGGGVIMGLFAGWILAEALQRIKTDASLGIRLQLTLGIVFLLYGFCEWLLPESGLPASVAAGFIVGRRQSIEVDQLDQLIRELAQLAITMLFPLLAADVSWRELSPLGWGGISCVLVLMLIIRPAAVSLATIGLPLDFRQRLFLGWLAPRGIVTAAVASLFSIRLEQAGVLGAGRLQGLVFLTILMTVGIQGLTAKPLAKGLGLLAKQEQTP; translated from the coding sequence ATGACTCCTGAGAGGCTAGGTCTACTTTGGGGTATCACAGTTTTTGCTGGTGCTGGGGCAAGGGTTTTGTCTGTGATATCTGGATTGCCAGGTGTTGTGCTATTGCTTTTGTCTGGCTTGTTGATTGGAAGATCAGGGCTTGGACTAGTTGAGCCACTCGATTTAGGCCAAGGTCTTGAGACAATTGTTGGTTTGTTGGTCAGCCTTGTCCTTTTTGATGGGGGGCTGAATCTTCGTTTGCCCGGGGGGACTATTAAGGCAACTGTTTTGCGTATCTCACTTATAAGGATTTTTATATCTTTTGCGGCTGTGCTGGTAACTGCTCATCTATTAGCCGGTTTGTCTTGGTCAGTATCGTCCGTATATAGCGCAATTGTTCTTGCAACTGGGCCAACAGTTGTAACTCCACTTGTTCAGCAGATTCGTCTTGCCTCTCCTCTGGGTGATGTCCTTGAAGCAGAAGGTTTGGTGCTTGAACCCATAGGGGCTGTTTTAGCTTTGCTTCTCCTTGAACTCCTTGTGGGCGATTTACATGGTCTTAGGGAAGTCGCTTTCGGTTTGTTAGCAAGGTTAGGAGGAGGCGTGATTATGGGCTTGTTTGCAGGGTGGATTCTTGCCGAAGCTCTTCAAAGAATTAAAACGGATGCTTCTTTAGGCATAAGGTTGCAATTGACTCTGGGCATAGTTTTTTTACTTTATGGTTTTTGTGAATGGTTATTACCTGAGTCAGGCTTGCCTGCTTCAGTCGCAGCAGGTTTCATAGTTGGTAGAAGGCAATCTATTGAAGTAGATCAGTTAGATCAATTAATTAGAGAGTTAGCCCAATTAGCAATCACAATGTTATTCCCATTACTTGCTGCAGATGTGTCATGGAGAGAACTAAGTCCTTTGGGCTGGGGTGGAATCAGCTGTGTTTTGGTCTTAATGTTAATTATTCGACCTGCAGCGGTAAGCCTTGCAACTATTGGACTGCCCTTGGATTTTAGGCAAAGATTGTTTTTGGGTTGGTTAGCTCCTAGAGGGATTGTCACTGCAGCAGTGGCTTCCCTTTTCTCTATTCGATTAGAACAAGCAGGAGTTTTGGGGGCAGGACGTCTTCAGGGATTAGTTTTCTTAACGATTTTGATGACCGTTGGCATTCAAGGTCTTACAGCTAAGCCATTGGCTAAAGGATTGGGTTTGTTGGCAAAACAAGAGCAAACTCCTTAA